The sequence TTTGCCAAAAGAGGAAGGAGGaggaaaagaacaaaaaaattgcGAACGCCGCACACCACAGGGAAATGGGTTGGGTCAAGTCATGTGATACCAAGCATTTTCCGTATCTCACACCAAAAATTCTTTACAAACCGTCCAAATAGACTCCCTATAAATCGTGTAGACGCATGAATACCCAAAAAAGGGACGCCTGTTAGCTCCGGATAAGCGGGACccactttttttaatttttttgtgtcTTAACGGTTTTGCCATTGTCTATTTAGACGGTTCGTTAAGAATCACTCATCTCACAAACGTCAAAGACTCAAAAGTAACATGAGTTAACAAAGCAGATTTCTTGCTGACAATATTTTTGTTCAGTAGTGTCAGTACACGCCAGAATCAGATGGACATGAATTTAAATGTCCACCTCGTGAGTTCACGTGCTATTTCTCCAATAGCAAAACATAACTTAAATATCCGTCGAAGATAAAGACAAGAAAGGGGAGTCCTTTAAAGTCCcgaaaccctaagtcttgaaaTCAAAAGACTCAAAACGCAGTAAATATTACCGTCCTGAAGTACCGACTAAACAACAAACAACATGACGTAGCATTACTTCCTTTTGCTTCTCTTTTTGACGTGAGACGAAGCATTACTTGAATAGTTAAAACTTTCCTTGTCAGTATTTATATCTACGATTTTACTTGTCTTCTTCTGTAAACTCTAAAGCGGAAACTACTGTAACTTGTTAAAAGGGGATGATATTAATCCGCAGTCCGTTGTATATTGCGGCCGCACTTGAGCATGAAATATATTAGTCCTAAAAGAAAACGTTGTGTGTGGTATTTTGTCTAAAAAAGCTGCAAACTCTAATATGAATGCAGTCTGGGTTTCTACTCCGCCAGACTTTATAACATTCCTCTAACTCGGCCAACCGATAGCATTTCTCTAACTCGGCCAACCGATAGCATTTCTCTAACTCGGCCCGATCGTTTGTCATTTGTGTCCCTAGTCTGGAACAATAATAACCAGATTAAGGAAAAAAAACATGACACGCCACATGAAAAGATACGGGTAAATGCCATGTATTCAACGTTACAAGGTTTGCGGATAAACTATCTCGACACATGGCACACTGTACCGACACTTGTCAAAACATTGGCATCGTACTTTACATGATTCTTACCTCGTCCCATTagaccccaaatttaccaaaattagTCCATGCCGTACGACAAAAAGTAAACAAAGAACGCATAGTCCTAATAATTAAAACATCTCATTAGTTTATCAAACATGTATGTAcattcatattaactaagaaaattaaggaaagcgaaaagaagagattaagaaaacacCAAGAGACTTAAGGTTACACCAACACTACCAAGAGGAGTCCTCAGTAGAAGAACtataagaagaggaagaggaagaacatGCCATTTTCTCACAAATACTATCAAGAGAGTTGAGATCACACCTAATTAGTGTGTTAACAAacaatcttgtgtcttgtgcagtaTTTCCATCTGGTACATCAACCACATACGATTGAATCACAACCGTTGATGTATTCCCAAAAACATCATCGTCACTGCTTTCATCTTGATTATCATTATTACTGATTTCGTGAAGTGTAATGATAGACTTATAGTTATTCAGTCTATGATCACCACCAAGAATACTAACACATATGACATGGTTAGCATGATCAAGTAAATCTAACCGTTCAGTACTTGATGTAGCTGGTAATCCCGATACAAGACGTACTTCACGTATGCTACCAGTCCTCCTCCCATCACCTTTAATAATTTTACAACTTCTAAcaaaccttttgtaaatttgtggTTGATCGAAACGGCTAACCATTGACCAAACTAATTCTAGTGGTGCATCGATGATTTGACTTAGAAAGGAACAACACTGGTTTGACAATAATTCATGGTTATGATAACGACTAAACATTTCTACTGTTTTAGGATTTGTAAGATCAAGCTGTTCTtgtctagggtttgaagaagcaTATTGTGGGTACGATGTCTGCATGGCGTTTTTAAGGTTCAAGTGGAAGTGTAGGTACGAGAGAAAAGAGAGTGCGAGCGAGTGTGGACTGTGAAGTTGAAAACTAGGGACGTTGGGTTTATATAGATAGAGTCATAGAGATGATACAGAGAGTTAAAGACTTGAAAGACAAGTCGGCCGAATTTTGGAGATCTTTAACTACTTTAATTTACTTTAGAAATTGTTGTCGTTTAGTATGCGAAATTGGATTCTAGCTCTGTCTGGAATCTGGAAGAACGGACGGAATACATATCTCCAATCTAGGGCTGTTGTGTGATCAAGCCCCACCGTCTAACCAGACAGACGTCTCGCATGCTCCCACAATAAACAAGTCATATCATGGCTGCTCATGGGGTGCCATTGGGGGTGTACCAGTCCAAAGGTAATGGCTATTTTGTCCAATATGTATTTCGGTACCCTGTTAGTAATCCTGGTGTTTTCCGTACCTGGTTTACACGTGATTTCATATGGTTAAAACATGTTTCATTCATGATTTAATTTAATGAAAGTTACTACATATTTAATCAAGCTTCATTTAGTGACTAATTTTTTTTGTCTTCCTACGTGTTTTGCTTGCTGTTGGAGATAATACTTCAACAAAAGACTACTTTGTAAGCATGACTATTGGAGTTATAAGAAGTTATACATCCTACATCTAACATTCGTAATGAAGAAATAACAAGATAAGCAAGTAAGAAACTCATAAGAACACAAAATATACGTGATTCgacatgattacctacgtccatgggaggtgaaaagatgatcttattatttctctcaagttACGATGAAGATGTCTCTCAACAATACTTAGTCTCTCTCCTTACTCACTTACAAATCACTTGCCCCTTCTCTCATTGATGGTCTTATCGGGTGATCATCGAAATCTTCTTCCGATACTTCATTCCCGACTTTATCCTCTGCTGATGAATAGGTCTTCCGCTTCATCCCTTCTCGGCTCAAGCTATCCTTCGTTCGATGGTCATGGTCCCGATATTAGTTAGTCCGATATTCATGTTTTTCCCGATCCGAGTTTGCAATCCTTTATACACGAGCCGATCATGACGTGACCCTTCTGCTCTTGCGTGTGCTCTGTCAGTGCATTTAATGCCTCGTCCTTGAATCAGACCCGATAGTTGAATACAGGTTTCACTTAATACGTGTCATGACCTCCTCCACATGCAACAGATACTCTCTTTTAATGTGCTAGATCTGATAGGGTGATTCTGTACTTCGTTTTGCTTCCTTACTCGGTACATCATAGCTCAGGATTGCGCCACCTTCATCTGTTACCTAATTGCTACTACAACTACTCAATATAAGCATGAGGACCTCTccattcattgccaattggttttgagttggaatccCAAGTGTTAATACTTGCTCTCTGCTCCTTTTTCTTCGAGCACATTTCATTCGTTCGGGCCTTAGAAGCCTCCAGTACAATGGGTCAAAATCATCATCCTGGGTGAAGGTCTTACGAACACATTTTTTTTCGTGGGTCATCACCTATTATGGAGCCAGCAAAATACATTAAGGGAGACTATGTTTTTTGTAGAAATATGGAGAATTTGGTAGACTAAATGTCAAAAAATTGGTAGCTAAATacaaaaaatgggagaaaatgaGGGGTGTTATATCGATATGAAGATTTTAGAGATGTTAAAGCCAGGGTTGGTCAACATTCGCCTCCCTCATggtcatttccaaaaaaaaataaataaataaataaaaagaataccTAAAGTTCATTTATAATCCCCAAAAGCTTATTTAACACTTTTTATCTGAGTTCAGAGATGAAAGGTTACGAAGAAAGTTTGACCTAGACTTTCCTTTACCTTTACTTAACCATGTCTTCTTTTTCTATGACCTTGATCCTCGCATTGGAGTTGAAAATTTGGTGGAAAATGTCTTAAATGCTAGGTGTTATATATGCTTGTGACCTTCCCCCTTGCATAGAGATGGTGTTAGAtatattctaccaaaaaaagGGTTTACAAATCTAAATAAGGGTCCTCATTTTCAATCCATGGCTTTGTATCACACAATCGCCGAgact comes from Papaver somniferum cultivar HN1 chromosome 7, ASM357369v1, whole genome shotgun sequence and encodes:
- the LOC113294530 gene encoding abscisic acid receptor PYL4-like, translated to MQTSYPQYASSNPRQEQLDLTNPKTVEMFSRYHNHELLSNQCCSFLSQIIDAPLELVWSMVSRFDQPQIYKRFVRSCKIIKGDGRRTGSIREVRLVSGLPATSSTERLDLLDHANHVICVSILGGDHRLNNYKSIITLHEISNNDNQDESSDDDVFGNTSTVVIQSYVVDVPDGNTAQDTRLFVNTLIRCDLNSLDSICEKMACSSSSSSYSSSTEDSSW